The sequence GTCATTATTTTTATGGGGTTTATGCATATGATAGGAGATAATCCCATAGGAGGATTATGGTGGATACTTATCGGATCTTTTCTTTTCTTCGCTGCAAATGCTTCGTACCAAAGGTTAGTCATAAAGGAGTCATTTGAAGGAAAAACCGTACGTCATTTTATGAACCCCTCACCCGTGAGTGTGCCTTTTGATATCACACTGCAAACTTTTGTTGAGAGGTATCTCTACCGCTATCACTACAAAATGTTCCCTGTGGTCAAAGAGGGGAAGATCTTTGGAGTCATCACGGTTCAGATGCTGAAGCTGCATACCCATGAAGAGTGGAAGCATCTCCTTGTCGGAGAGGTCATGGAAGCACAAAACCCCTCCAATTCGATCGACGCAAATACGCCTATCGACGATGCCCTGAACCGAATGAATGAAAGTGGATATACACGTCTTCTAGTCGTTGAACACCATAAAGTTGTTGGTATCATCACGCTCAAGGACCTGCTTGAATATATCGCACTGAAAATGGAGCTGGAAACCATACCGTAGAAAATCCTGCTATATAGAGAGACAGGATTTGCAGTCAGGCGAATAAATTTGATATAATCAAATCAAAAAGGGAGTCAAGATGGAAGAGATCGAAACGAATGAGCGAGAAAAACCAGGGATCGCAAGGGCAGTCTATATACTTTTATATCTGATCATAGGCAGATTTATCTCTATGGTGCTTTTTGTGGTCGCTATTACCCAATTTATCTACACTTGGCTGTCAGGTGAGCCTAATGAGAAGATCTTAGAATTTACAGAAGGTTTGTCGGAGTACGCAAAACAGCTGGTCTCTTATGTAGGATTAAACACAGATGAAAAACCATGGCCATTTGGCGATTGGCCAGATGTTTAGAAAGCAGTTTATGCTTTCTTTTTAGTCTTGAAGCAACAGATTATTCAAGTATACCCACCTAAATAAAAACCTTATAAAACCTACTATGATAGAACATTTTATAAGGTTTTCTATTGAAAGGTGTAAATTTATCGCCCGCAAACGTCGCTACAGCGAATAACCTTATAAAATATGTTAGATTATAAGGTTTTCATTTTTAAGCAATTACACAAGCAGTTGCTCAGGGCACATCATCTATACTATCAAATACTCCAATTAAGAGGATAGAGAGCGTAGTGTTCCTCTAATAAATAGTTCGATTTCATAGGACCAACTAATGTACAACACAGATGCCCCACTATATCCAGAGACAAAGACGGATGAATATTTTATCTACACATCTATAAAATCATCTGGCTTTGCTGGTCTAAACGTCAGAAATGGTCCTTATGGCGCTCTATCCAGCAATGAACCATCGGATGGAACCGTCGATTATTCAGCCGATAAGGACATGGACAAAGATACTTTCCTTTCCGAATCCAAATGGATCAGCGATCATGCGGATGAAATTCTTAATTTAGCTCTTGCTGCTATGGTTGATCAGTACTGGGAGAATCGGGAATACGTACTTGAGTGTCTTATTGATGAAAATCCAGACGATGTAGTCCCGGAAATTTCAGGTCCACAGGATCTCAAGAATCTATGTGGCATAGTTGCTATTCACATTAAAGACCCTGATAAATCAGAAAATCATCGATTCGGAATTGAATTTGGGTGTAATTGGGAAGAAGAGCATGGCGCGGGCGTGCGGTTCGAGAATTTAAAGGTTATTAAAAATGGACATGCGTCAGATGCATTTAGCTTTCGCTGAAATTGAACAAAATACCCATCCAGAGGCCTTTGGCACCGGTTAGATTTAACGTTACTCTAAAACCTTATAAAATATATAAATTTATAAGGTTTTCTATTTTCATCTTTTATATTGAAAACGACATATACACGAAACGCGAATGAAAGAATCTATTTCAATAAGATGTTGAAACAAACGGTGTGCTATAATTCCGCAAAGATACCATAGAGGAATAAAGATATGCAGTCCTACGACGATGAAAAAAACAAAGCAGGTGCCAAAGTACTCTTTATGATCGCACAGATGATAGTGCTCACTATGGTCTATATCATCATCTATACTTCTTTTGTAGCGGTCGGGTATGCTATAGAAGAGTATGGTATAAGCCCGTTGATGTATTTCCCGGTGTTTGTGGCACTGGTCATTTTCCCCATTCTTCTTTATAAATATAGACAAATGTTCAATGCAGGCAGAATGATGGCTGCCTTTATATGGACGATGGCTACAGCTTCACTGATCATTGTCCTGTTGTATGTCTATGTTGCACAGATCGTAGGGTAACGGTTCTTCTTGATACGATTTTTTCCTAAAAAACACCAAAAGATACTCAAACTTGCACTCCCTGCAGCGGTGAATTCCCTGCTCGATATGCTTCAAGTGATCACAGACCTTATCATGGTGGGACGGCTTTCCGCTTTTGCCGTGGCAGCAGTAGGGCTTGGGCTGCAGTCACTGATGTTCTTGTTTGCAATGCTCTCTTTGCTTCACATAGGTACCTCTGCACTGCTTTCACGTTTTGTGGGTGCAGGGCAATTCAGGCGTGCTTCTACGGGGCTTTCAACGCTGCTTCAATTCGCTCTTTTCCTCTCTTTGCCTGTGATGGGATTCTGGTACTTTTTTGCATCCAATGTCTATGTATGGTTTGGCACCGTACACGAGGTTGTCAGATTAGGTGAGGAGTATGTACAAACATTGACATGGATGTTGCCGTTTGTCCTTGCCAAACTGGTCTTTGTTACGGCGCTCAATGCTGCGGGAGATACCAAAACACCGATGCAGATCAAGATAGCCTCCATTGCACTCAATGTATTTTTGAATTACCTGTTGATCTTCGGGAATCACGGATTTCCACAGCTGGGTGTGATGGGTGCAGCGGTAGGTACCGTGATCGTCAATATCTTGGAGATGATCGTCTATATGGTTCTCTACCTTAGAGAGAAAACCCCCTATATCCCTGCCTGGCACTACTCGCAATCTCTTTTAAAGCGTGCACTTAAAGTAGGTATCCCCGCTTCGTTTGAACGCTCTTTGACCTTTGGAAGCTTTATGCTCTTTACGGTGATCATCGCACAGTTTGGGACAGAAGTCTTGGCAGGGTACCAGATAGGGTTAAGGGTAGAAGGGTTGGCTTTTATGCCGGGTATCGGATTTACCATTGCCGCAATGGCGCTGATGGGACAGGGGTTAGGTGCAAAAAAACCTGAACAGTCCAGGGAGGATGTCATTCTCGTGCTCAAATACACGGTAGGCTTCATGTTCTTTCTTTCGTTCTTTATGATCTTTATGCCGGAGAAGATCGTGTGGCTCTTTACCGATGATGCACAGACCATTGAAGAAGCGAGTCTCTATCTGCGTATCGTCGGACTCTCACAGATCCCTTTGGCCTATAATTTTGTCCTCTCTGGTGCCCTGCGTGGTGCAGGGGATACCAAGCGGACATTGAAGATCAACCTTGTTTCTGTGTGGCTTGTGCGTATCATCCCTGCGTTTGTGTTGAGCTGGTATTTTGAGTCTATCTTGCTGGTCTATATCGCGATGATATCAGATACGTTTGTCAAAGCCACATGGCTCTGGAGGACCTTTGATAAAGGTCAGTGGCAAAAGATCAAAGTCTAAATGATCTATTGCTTTACATCGTCCTTACATCTAAAAAACTTCCGCTCTCATAGGCCAGAAGTTTGGGAAATGTAGCGATGAGGTTCTTGGCGGCTTCCCCAGGTGTTTGGATAGGGTTCTCTTTGAGTCTTTTGGCTGATGGGAAGAGCGTATCATCCACCTCTTCTATGATATGCTCAACCATAGGGGTACGGATGACTCCGGGTGCCAGCGCGGTAAAATGGATCTCGGGCAACTCTTTGGCATAGACACTCAGTAGCATGTTCAGCGCAGCTTTTGAGAGTGCGTAGGCTCCCCAGCCTTTGGAACCGTTCACTGCCGCACCTGAACTGATGCCTACGATCTGGTTTACATGTGCTGCATGTGCATGGAGGGTGTCTATGAGTTCTTTGTTCGCCCAGACATTGACCTCCATCACCGCTTTGGCATCCATGAGGTCTGTCTTGGAAAGTGTCGTGATCTCACCTAAAAGCCCGGCATTGAGGATCACCATGTCAAAGGAGCGGTGCTGTAAAAACTCTTTGAGTGTCGATTGGATCATGAAAGTTTCACTCAGATCATACGGGAAAAAGAAAAAATGGGGATAATGGTCAAGTTTTTTTGGCAGGGTTTTGCCTATCGCATAGACACTGTCACCATTTTCCAAATATTGTATAGCCAAAGCTTCACCAAGTCCTGAACTCACACCTGTAATCAGAATGTTTTTCATCACTGTCATCCTTTTGTAATATATTTGCCATTTTGATATGATATAATTATATCAGAAAGTAAAAGTCCCATGAAGCATAATGGAAATATGATATTTGAACGGGGTTTATCTAATCAAAAAGGAAAGCAATGAGCAATAAAGAAGTAAAAACTTTAGATCAAAGAATTGAGCGAATTTATAAAATGGCAAAAGAGCATTTCGGCGAAGTACGTTTTGTCGGGATC is a genomic window of Sulfurovum sp. XGS-02 containing:
- a CDS encoding SDR family NAD(P)-dependent oxidoreductase translates to MKNILITGVSSGLGEALAIQYLENGDSVYAIGKTLPKKLDHYPHFFFFPYDLSETFMIQSTLKEFLQHRSFDMVILNAGLLGEITTLSKTDLMDAKAVMEVNVWANKELIDTLHAHAAHVNQIVGISSGAAVNGSKGWGAYALSKAALNMLLSVYAKELPEIHFTALAPGVIRTPMVEHIIEEVDDTLFPSAKRLKENPIQTPGEAAKNLIATFPKLLAYESGSFLDVRTM
- a CDS encoding DUF4389 domain-containing protein — translated: MEEIETNEREKPGIARAVYILLYLIIGRFISMVLFVVAITQFIYTWLSGEPNEKILEFTEGLSEYAKQLVSYVGLNTDEKPWPFGDWPDV
- a CDS encoding MATE family efflux transporter, whose amino-acid sequence is MIRFFPKKHQKILKLALPAAVNSLLDMLQVITDLIMVGRLSAFAVAAVGLGLQSLMFLFAMLSLLHIGTSALLSRFVGAGQFRRASTGLSTLLQFALFLSLPVMGFWYFFASNVYVWFGTVHEVVRLGEEYVQTLTWMLPFVLAKLVFVTALNAAGDTKTPMQIKIASIALNVFLNYLLIFGNHGFPQLGVMGAAVGTVIVNILEMIVYMVLYLREKTPYIPAWHYSQSLLKRALKVGIPASFERSLTFGSFMLFTVIIAQFGTEVLAGYQIGLRVEGLAFMPGIGFTIAAMALMGQGLGAKKPEQSREDVILVLKYTVGFMFFLSFFMIFMPEKIVWLFTDDAQTIEEASLYLRIVGLSQIPLAYNFVLSGALRGAGDTKRTLKINLVSVWLVRIIPAFVLSWYFESILLVYIAMISDTFVKATWLWRTFDKGQWQKIKV